From uncultured Desulfobacter sp.:
ATCCGCCCCACCTCGGTTCACAACACCCCGGAAAAAATCAAATCCTTTCTGTCGCCGGACCAGTTTAAACTCTATGATCTGATATGGAAACGGTTTGTGGCTTCCCAAATGGCCCAGGCACTGATCGACCAGAAATCCATCCTGATTGAGGCAACAGAAAAATACCTGTTTTCAGTTTCCGGATCTACGACCCGGTTTGACGGATTTATGCGGTTGTATGCAACCCAGGAAAAAAACAAAGAAAAAGGAATCCAATCCCTGCCTGCGGTGGAACCCAAAGAACAGTTAACAACCCGTAAAATAAATCATGACCAGCATTTTACCAAGCCCCCGCCCAGGTTTTCCGAGGCATCCCTTGTCAAGGAGCTTGAAAAAAACGGGATCGGCAGACCATCCACCTATGCGTCCATTATAGCCGTGATCCAGGATAAAGGCTATGTGGATCTGGTCAAACGATATTTTACCCCAAGCGAACTTGGCTTTATTGTCAATGATCTTTTAGTGAATGCATTTCCCAACCTTTTAGACATTTCATTCACGGCCCAGATGGAGACCAATCTCGATGATGTGGAACAGGGAAAACTCAACGAAGTTGACCTGTTAAAAGCGTTTTATTCCGATTTTAAAACCACCCTGGATAACGCCACCGACAATATGGTTTCCGTTAAGGGCGTAGGCATTGAAACCGATATCAAATGCCCGTTATGCGGCAAACCCGTTAATATCAAAATCGGCAAAAACGGGCATTTTCTGGCCTGTACCGGATATCCCGAGTGTAGCTTTACCAGTAATTACACCAGGGATGAAAAAGGCAATATTGAAATTGTTGAAAAAATCCAGGACAGCGAGCCGGTTAAGGACTGTCCTAAATGCGGCAAACCCATGGTGATGAAAGACGGCAGGTTTGGATTGTTTATCGCCTGTACCGGATATCCCGAATGCAAACACACCGAATCCGTGGCCCAGGAGAACTCAAGTAAAGACACAGGCGTGCCCTGCCCTGAAAAAGGATGCGACGGCACAATTGTGGAAAAACACTCAAAACGTGGCAAAATATTCTATGGATGTTCCAAATATCCGGATTGTACCTTTGCCACCTGGGACAAACCCGTTAACGAAAGCTGTCCGGATTGCGGCAGCCCTTATCTACTGGAAAAAGAGACAAAGCGGGATGGAAAAATTCACAAATGCCCGGATCGTTCATGCGGGTTTAAAAAAAGTGTTTTGCCTGTTCCGGAAAAAGAAGAGCCTGTTTAAAGGCCATAGAACTTTTAAAAGTGCCATGGCCCTAAGAATCAGACTGTTGTGCTTCAATTCCCAAGACTTTGTAGCCCGCATCTGTTATCACCTGGGTGACAAGCGCCTCGTCCAAGGGAGAATTTGAGTTCACAATCGCATATTTTTCTTCAAGATTAACCGTTGTTGAAGAAATTCCCTCAACAGCATTAAGTTTCTCTGTTACGTTTTTTAAACAATGCATACAGCTCATACCATCAATGTTGATTTTTGTTTTCATTTCCGTCTCCTTGTTTTCAGATTGTATATTTTGATCAGGGTACTGTCTTCCTTCATCAGGTTTAAAATATCTTAATCTCAACGCATTGGTTACAACTGATACAGAACTCATTGCCATGGCTGCGGCAGCAAACATTGGATTCAACACCGGTCCTCCAAATAAATAGAAAACGCCTGCTGCCAAAGGAATCCCCGCCGTATTGTAGGCAAATGCCCAAAACAGATTCTGTTTTATATTCCGTAAGGTCGCCCGGCTCAGTTCTATTGCTGTCACAACACCATTCAGGCTGTTCTGCATTAAAACAATCCCTGCGGATTCCATAGCCACATCAGTTCCGGATCCAATTGCAAATCCAATATCTGATTGAGCCAATGCAGGGGCGTCGTTTATACCATCCCCAACCATAGCCACAAACGAACCATCAGCTTGAAGTTGTTTGACTTGCTCCGCTTTCTCTCCAGGCATGACCTGGGATACGACTTGATCTATTTTCACCTGTTTTGCTATGGCGGCAGCCGTTAGTTTGTTGTCGCCAGTCAGCATTACAGTCTTAATTCCCATCTTATGAAGTTTTGCTATGGCATCCGCCGAATCGGATTTCACGACATCTGCCACCGCAATGATACCGGCCAATTTCTCGTCAAGTGCCAGATACATGACTGTTTTACCTTCTTTAGATAAAATGTCGACTTGTGGAATATCGTTTATAGAAATATTATTTTCAATCATGAATTCAATATTACCAAGCATCAGGTTTCTATCATTTACCTTTGCCCGAATACCCCTTCCTGCCACTGCGGTAAAATCGTTCAGCTGATAAAAGGGCGTATCCAGCTCTTCATATTCTTTTACAATGGCGGCACCTAAAGAATGCTCAGATCCTTTTTCTGCTGATGCTGAAAACCGTAAAACGTCTTTTTTTTGAAAACCGTTAAATGCGATAACATCGGTCACCTTTGGTTTACCCTCTGTGATGGTGCCGGTTTTATCAAACACAATGGTTTTAACCCGGCTGGCGATTTCCAAAGGTTGACCACCCTTAATCAAAATACCCAGGGAAGCCCCCCGTCCTGTACCGACCATAATTGCCGTCGGCGTGGCAAGTCCCAAAGCGCAGGGGCAGGCAATCACGAGTACCGCAATAAAAATTTTCAGCACAAAGGTTATTTCTGCACCACCGATAAACCAGGCACCACTGGAAATCAGGGCGATACCAATAACAATCGGAACAAAATAGCCGGCAATTATATCAGCCATTCTTGCAATAGGTGCCTTACTACCCTGGGCCTCTTCAACCAGCTGAATGATCTGGGCAAGTGCTGTTTCTTTGCCGACTCGATCTGCGCGGTAACGAATAGTTCCGGTCTGATTCATGCTGGCACCTGTAACGGTATCTCCAGCTGTCTTGTCAACCGGGATACTTTCCCCTGTCAACATGGATTCATCCACCGATGTGCGTCCCTCAAGGACAGTGCCGTCCACAGCAATTTTTTCTCCAGGCTTTGCCAAAAGCACATCACCTGGAACAACTTGCTCAATCGGGACAATGGATTCCTTACCCTCTTTCACAAGGATAGCTGTTTTAGGCTGTAATCCCATCAGTTTTTTTATTGCGCCTGATGTTTTGCCTTTGCTGACAGCCTCCATATATTTTCCAACCTTTATTAATGCGATGATCACCCCGGCAGTTTCATAATACAGGTTCATCACAAGATCGGTCCTGCCTGTCAGTATCAAGACGGTATTAAACGCACTGTAAACGATAGCGGAGGTTGTACCTATGGCGATCAGTGAGTCCATATTGGGATGTCCCCTGAAAAACGCAGGAAACCCTTTAACATAAAAATGAAGACCGCAGAAAATTATGGGAATTGTAAGCAATAGTTGACTCACAGCAAAGGTTTTCGGGCTGTGCATCGGACTGATGAAGTCCGGAAGGGGAATTCCAACCATCTCAAGCATGGCAATAAGAACCAATGGAATCGCAAATCCTATGGAAACAACAAGGCTGGAAAATTGCTGTTTAAGTTCTATGCTTTTCTTATTTTCAGACTCTTCTTCACCGGCGTCCACAAGTTTGTAACCTGCTGTTTCAACCACATGGAAAATATCAGAAAGATCCAGTTCATTATCTGAAAAAGTTATACGAACTTTCTCAGTTGCCAAATTAACTGTAGCTGATTTTATCCCCTTCACACCGGCAATTGCATCTTCTACTCTTTTTACACATGCTGCGCAGGTCATTCCTTTGACGCCAAACGTCTTGGAATTTTCCGTTCTTTCAGGATATACTTCGTACCCTGCTTTATTTATTGTTGCTTTTAGATCCTGTATTTTAAATTCCTCAGGTTGGTAGGAAACTTTTAGCTTTTCTGTCGCAAGATTTACCGAAGCGTCTTCTACGCCCGGCACCTCTTTTGCGGCATTTTCGACATGACTCACACATGCACCGCATGTCATGCCATTGATATCAAACGTTTGGGTCTTAATGGTCATAATGACCCCCTTTTTATATTCGCTCGCTTAACAGCTGCACTAATTTTCAACTCCCATACTATATACTAAATCGTGGTAGCTTATATATCAAGGTCAGCAATCTTTTATGCATTCTTTGTAGACTTTCATTAGCTTCTTAGGCGGCGTATATTTCAGTCAAACAATACTCAGGTGCCTAATAATTATCCACCTACCGGCTAAAAATTAATCAGTCAATTTTAATTAAAATTTAAAAAGCATAAATATTTCATTTGATATCAACAGGATACAACTTTGGCACAGTTGTTGATGTATACAATTACAAACGCGGTGATGCGTTGATATTGATTTTAGCAACCCAATTATAAAGGAGTTTATAGCCATGACTAATTATTCAATCAAAAAAATTGTTATTTTCGGAACCATTCTTCTTACCTGTTTTACAGCGTATGCGTTTGCCCATAGCGGGAGCTATCACAGGAGTAACGGCCACGGCTATGGTATGATGGACAGCCATCACAGGGGTGGTGACGGCATGATGGATGGCTATCATATGGGCGGCCATATGTGGAATGATCTGTCTGTAGAAGATAAGCAGAAGATGCATGATCAGATGAATAAATTTTTCTCAGCAACTCAGAAACTTAAAAGTGAATTTTACCAGAAGCGTGTTGAGCTGAATCAGGAATATTTAAAATCTGAGAAAGACCAGGCAAAAATAGACGCTTTAGAAAAAGAACTGTTTGATCTATCCTCAAAGATTGAAAAGAAACATTTTGACCATACAAGAGAAATGCAGAAGCGTTTTGCAAACAAAGCCCCTGATTTCAATCACGGCATGAGTACGGGTAGATACGAATACGGCGGCTGTTTTTAAACATTGATCACAATGCCGGGGTATACGATTGACTTTACCCCGGTATTGAGTTTAGTCTTTGGTTAAGTCGCTTGAGGAGAGCTTCAATATTAAAATGAAAGCAGGTGAAAATGATGAAAAATATAATTTCCATTGGTATATGGGTATTAGGTATATTATCAGTATTTACAGAAAGTTCCATTGCCGGATGGGGTAAGGCCCAGGCCTTCTATCCGGGCGGTCACATGATGGGGGGCGGATATATAGGTTGGTCGATGATTTTTTTCTGGGTAATCCTTCTGATAATATTAATTTTTGTTGTCCGGTGGATAATTAAGCTGGGCCAGTCAAACAATACCGATACCCATCAGACTGCGCTGGATGTATTGAAAAAACGTCTGGCAAACGGTGAAATTGATATCGAAGAATTTAAAGAAAAAAGCAAGTTTTTATGATCGTCCCTTGATTATTACAGCAACCGTTGCCAGGATAATAGCTACCTGTATTCCATTACATCGTATCAACCACCGTCTCACAATTAATCCATGACGCCGTATTCTTTGAGTTTTAGGTGAAGGGTTCTTCTGGCTATACCTAAACGCCTGGCAGTTTCGCTCTTATTATTGTCAGTTCTATCCAGCATTTTTAATATAGCAATTTTTTCGATCTCATGCAGAGGCTTATTTCCTAATTCGATCAGATCACTCCCTTTATCTGCCGTACTCAAGGCATCATTTTTTTTGTCTTCAATTTGGATCTCATCCCCTCCCAGATAATTTTGGGTTGAAAGTATAACACTTCTCTCAATTGTATTCATCAACTCCCGGACATTTCCCGGCCAGTTATAATTTGTCAGCTTGTCCATTCCATCCGGGGTGAAGCCCTTAATCGATTTGTTGTTTTTTTCAGAATAGATCTTTAAAAAATGCCGTGCAAGGAGAGGTATATCACCGGTCCTCTGCCTTAAAGGAGGAACTTTGAGACTAATGACATTCAAGCGGTAATACAGATCCTCTCTGAAATCACCGCCGGCTATCAGGTCAACAAGATTCTTATTGGTTGCCGCAATTATCCTTGCATCTATTTTGATCGATCTTTCTCCGCCAACAGGAGTGACTTCTCTTTCTTGCAGTGCCCTCAGCAGTTTGACCTGCATGGACATTGACGTCTCACTTATTTCATCTAAAAAAATGCTTCCATGGTCGGCCAGTTGAAATTTTCCTTCTTTTCTGCGGTTTGCACCTGTAAAAGCGCCTTTTTCATGGCCGAACAACTCTGACTCCAGTAATGTCTCCGTAATTGCCGCACAATTAATTTTTATAAAAGGTCCATTTTCATAATGACTGTTGTAATGAATCGCACCAGCGATCAACTCCTTCCCTGTGCCTGATTCCCCGTTGATTAGGACGGTGGCATCTGTCCCGGCAACCTGAGAAATAGTCTGAATCAGTTTCTGCATGGATTCATGCCTGCCGATGATACTACTGCAATTGAAATTCTTTCCGAGACTCTCCCTGAGCTGTAGGTTTTCTTTTTTGAGCCGGGTATGTTCAAGAGAACGTTGGATCGTAAGTTTCAACTTGTCAAAGTCAAACGGCTTGGTCAGATAATCGTATGCACCATTTTTCAAAGCATCTACCGCGGTTTGGACGGAAGAAAAAGCCGTCATCATAATTATGGGTATGGCAGGATTTATTTTTTTTATTTCAGCCAAGGCAACCAATCCGGAGACTTTTATCATTTTAATATCCATAAGAATCAGATCGTAGAGCT
This genomic window contains:
- the topA gene encoding type I DNA topoisomerase yields the protein MAKPLIIVESPTKIKTLKKYIGKDYNVAASAGHIRDLPVKNLGIDVDDNFKAKYVNIKDKSKIISNLKKTAGDTDEIFLAPDPDREGEAIAFHIMDILKKKDRKFHRVLIHELTKKGIADALSHPTQPDVDKYDAQQARRKLDRLVGYQISPLLWQKVQRGLSAGRVQSVAVKIICDREREIRAFEPEEYWTITADLEAGNPPVFNAALTKISGKKAKVTNGDQAHAIVADLEKASFIVSEIKNKTIKRNPLPPFITSKLQQDAINRLRFSAKKTMVVAQQLYEGIEIGSGGPEGLITYMRTDSTRIAPEAAQEALGLIRQSFGDEYALDAPRFFKNKNKAQDAHEAIRPTSVHNTPEKIKSFLSPDQFKLYDLIWKRFVASQMAQALIDQKSILIEATEKYLFSVSGSTTRFDGFMRLYATQEKNKEKGIQSLPAVEPKEQLTTRKINHDQHFTKPPPRFSEASLVKELEKNGIGRPSTYASIIAVIQDKGYVDLVKRYFTPSELGFIVNDLLVNAFPNLLDISFTAQMETNLDDVEQGKLNEVDLLKAFYSDFKTTLDNATDNMVSVKGVGIETDIKCPLCGKPVNIKIGKNGHFLACTGYPECSFTSNYTRDEKGNIEIVEKIQDSEPVKDCPKCGKPMVMKDGRFGLFIACTGYPECKHTESVAQENSSKDTGVPCPEKGCDGTIVEKHSKRGKIFYGCSKYPDCTFATWDKPVNESCPDCGSPYLLEKETKRDGKIHKCPDRSCGFKKSVLPVPEKEEPV
- a CDS encoding heavy metal translocating P-type ATPase → MTIKTQTFDINGMTCGACVSHVENAAKEVPGVEDASVNLATEKLKVSYQPEEFKIQDLKATINKAGYEVYPERTENSKTFGVKGMTCAACVKRVEDAIAGVKGIKSATVNLATEKVRITFSDNELDLSDIFHVVETAGYKLVDAGEEESENKKSIELKQQFSSLVVSIGFAIPLVLIAMLEMVGIPLPDFISPMHSPKTFAVSQLLLTIPIIFCGLHFYVKGFPAFFRGHPNMDSLIAIGTTSAIVYSAFNTVLILTGRTDLVMNLYYETAGVIIALIKVGKYMEAVSKGKTSGAIKKLMGLQPKTAILVKEGKESIVPIEQVVPGDVLLAKPGEKIAVDGTVLEGRTSVDESMLTGESIPVDKTAGDTVTGASMNQTGTIRYRADRVGKETALAQIIQLVEEAQGSKAPIARMADIIAGYFVPIVIGIALISSGAWFIGGAEITFVLKIFIAVLVIACPCALGLATPTAIMVGTGRGASLGILIKGGQPLEIASRVKTIVFDKTGTITEGKPKVTDVIAFNGFQKKDVLRFSASAEKGSEHSLGAAIVKEYEELDTPFYQLNDFTAVAGRGIRAKVNDRNLMLGNIEFMIENNISINDIPQVDILSKEGKTVMYLALDEKLAGIIAVADVVKSDSADAIAKLHKMGIKTVMLTGDNKLTAAAIAKQVKIDQVVSQVMPGEKAEQVKQLQADGSFVAMVGDGINDAPALAQSDIGFAIGSGTDVAMESAGIVLMQNSLNGVVTAIELSRATLRNIKQNLFWAFAYNTAGIPLAAGVFYLFGGPVLNPMFAAAAMAMSSVSVVTNALRLRYFKPDEGRQYPDQNIQSENKETEMKTKINIDGMSCMHCLKNVTEKLNAVEGISSTTVNLEEKYAIVNSNSPLDEALVTQVITDAGYKVLGIEAQQSDS
- a CDS encoding periplasmic heavy metal sensor, with protein sequence MTNYSIKKIVIFGTILLTCFTAYAFAHSGSYHRSNGHGYGMMDSHHRGGDGMMDGYHMGGHMWNDLSVEDKQKMHDQMNKFFSATQKLKSEFYQKRVELNQEYLKSEKDQAKIDALEKELFDLSSKIEKKHFDHTREMQKRFANKAPDFNHGMSTGRYEYGGCF
- a CDS encoding SHOCT domain-containing protein, which produces MMKNIISIGIWVLGILSVFTESSIAGWGKAQAFYPGGHMMGGGYIGWSMIFFWVILLIILIFVVRWIIKLGQSNNTDTHQTALDVLKKRLANGEIDIEEFKEKSKFL
- a CDS encoding sigma-54 dependent transcriptional regulator, whose amino-acid sequence is MKKNKSTILVVDDDQTHRNMLKTLLAKWGYLIEEAEDGQVAINLVEEKLYDLILMDIKMIKVSGLVALAEIKKINPAIPIIMMTAFSSVQTAVDALKNGAYDYLTKPFDFDKLKLTIQRSLEHTRLKKENLQLRESLGKNFNCSSIIGRHESMQKLIQTISQVAGTDATVLINGESGTGKELIAGAIHYNSHYENGPFIKINCAAITETLLESELFGHEKGAFTGANRRKEGKFQLADHGSIFLDEISETSMSMQVKLLRALQEREVTPVGGERSIKIDARIIAATNKNLVDLIAGGDFREDLYYRLNVISLKVPPLRQRTGDIPLLARHFLKIYSEKNNKSIKGFTPDGMDKLTNYNWPGNVRELMNTIERSVILSTQNYLGGDEIQIEDKKNDALSTADKGSDLIELGNKPLHEIEKIAILKMLDRTDNNKSETARRLGIARRTLHLKLKEYGVMD